The DNA segment GACCTCTTTGGAGTGGCAATCGAAGCGAAGTATCCACTGGTTGTCATCGAAAATGGTAAGTTACTGGGAATCGTTTCTCGTGTTTCAATTCTTTCTGGTTTAGTTCTTGGGAAAGATGAGGTGTCTTCCTCATGAATTATTTTAATATTCCTTTAGAAGAATGGGCAAATACCTTTGTCGATGATTGGTTGCTTCCTGTGACTGGTGATTTCTTTGACACAATAAGTGATGGTCTCCGAACATTTATAGGTGGAGTAACGGATTTGCTCATTGCAATTCCTCCTGAACTAATAGTTTTGGTAATCGTTATGCTTGCATGGAAAATATCTGGGAGAGGTTTGGCGTTGTTTGCGCTAATTGGTAGCTTGTATCTGGGTTCTGTCGATTTATGGACAGAAGCGATTCAGACGGTTTCCATAGTTATGGTTTCCACACTTATTTCAATTACTATCGGAATTCCGTTAGGTATATTAGCGGCGACGAATAAACTTATGGCTGGATTGGTTCGTCCGATTTTGGACTTTATGCAGACTTTGCCAAGTTTCGTATATCTAATTCCAGCGATTCTGCTGTTTGGTCTAGGCAATGTGCCAGCTGTCATTGCAACGTTCGTTTTCGCGACACCCCCGGTAGTTCGCATGACCACTCTTGGAATTCAGCAAGTACCTGCGGATGTTGTGGAAGCTTCTACAGCATTTGGTTCAACCAAGTGGCAGTTGCTTTATAAAGTTCAACTTCCCCTAGCGATGCCTTCAATTATGGCAGGGGTAAATCAAACGATGATGCTCGCACTGTCAATGGCTGTTATTGCATCCATGATTGGTGCTCCAGGACTCGGTTCTGTCGTTTTAACAGGAATTTCGAC comes from the Paenisporosarcina antarctica genome and includes:
- a CDS encoding ABC transporter permease → MNYFNIPLEEWANTFVDDWLLPVTGDFFDTISDGLRTFIGGVTDLLIAIPPELIVLVIVMLAWKISGRGLALFALIGSLYLGSVDLWTEAIQTVSIVMVSTLISITIGIPLGILAATNKLMAGLVRPILDFMQTLPSFVYLIPAILLFGLGNVPAVIATFVFATPPVVRMTTLGIQQVPADVVEASTAFGSTKWQLLYKVQLPLAMPSIMAGVNQTMMLALSMAVIASMIGAPGLGSVVLTGISTVNVGLGLTGGLGIVVLAIIMDRLTQGLARKQ